In Centropristis striata isolate RG_2023a ecotype Rhode Island chromosome 1, C.striata_1.0, whole genome shotgun sequence, one DNA window encodes the following:
- the stx3a gene encoding syntaxin-3 yields MKDRLAQLKEKSDAGGDDIEIPVENEAFMDDFFNQIEDIRSSIDKIEESVTEIKKLYSSILSAPTPDQKTQDDVEALTNEIKKSANNARNKLKSIERQLESNTDDRASADLRIRKSQQAILAKRFVEVMTKYNEAQVDFRDKSKGRIARQLEITGKATTDEELEEMLEGGNSAVFAAGITDSKINQQALNEIEARHKDIMRLESSIKELHDMFVDIAMLVENQGGMIDRIESNMDQSVGFVERAVADTKKAAKFQQEARRKQMMIFCCCVILALILGSFLYSFIK; encoded by the exons ATGAAGGACCGACTGGCGCAGTTGAAGGAG AAGAGTGATGCAGGAGGAGATGACATTGAGATTCCTGTAGAGAATGAGGCGTTTATGGATGATTTCTTTAATCAG ATTGAAGACATCCGTTCCAGCATTGACAAGATTGAAGAGAGcgtcacagaaataaaaaaactctaCTCCAGCATCTTGTCCGCCCCCACACCTGACCAGA AAACACAAGATGATGTTGAAGCCCTCACCAATGAGATCAAAAAGTCAGCCAACAACGCACGAAACAAACTCAAGA gtatTGAGCGCCAGCTTGAGTCAAACACAGATGACAGGGCCTCAGCCGACCTCAGGATACGCAAATCACAG CAAGCTATCCTGGCCAAGAGGTTTGTAGAGGTGATGACGAAATACAACGAGGCTCAAGTTGACTTCAGAGATAAGAGCAAAGGACGAATCGCCCGGCAGCTGGAGATCA CGGGGAAAGCTACAACTGATGAAGAACTGGAAGAGATGCTGGAGGGAGGCAACTCAGCTGTCTTCGCTGCTGGG ATCACAGACTCTAAAATCAACCAGCAAGCCCTGAATGAGATTGAGGCTCGTCACAAAGATATCATGAGGCTGGAGAGCAGCATCAAAGAGCTCCATGACATGTTTGTTGATATCGCCATGCTGGTTGAGAATCAG GGTGGCATGATTGACAGAATTGAGAGCAACATGGATCAGTCAGTTGGTTTTGTAGAGAGGGCGGTGGCCGACACCAAAAAGGCAGCCAAATTCCAGCAGGAGGCACGCAGG AAACAAATGATGatcttctgctgctgtgtgatttTGGCCTTGATACTTGGATCCTTTCTCTACAGCTTCATCAAATAG